GCTGGCAACACACTGCTTTCTCACTGCCTTCATCATACaaaacaatctctctctcacacacacacacactcatccaaaGCTAACAGACAAATTTAACAGAATGGGGTTTGTAAGATATacaacatatacagtattttagctcCAAaagtcaggtgtgtgtgtgtatgtgattgtgtgtgtgtgtgagccgtAAGCAGTGTATctgctaataataaataattcagtcaGAAAAGGCAACATTGCTAacagtgaattaaaaaaacaacaaactgaCCTATATTAAAATAGCATGAATTTGAATGTTATCATGCTAATTTGATGGTTGCTTTTTTTCagtgttagccacattagcaaaTGTCACAGCTTCATAAATGCGTAAGTTGTTATATTGTACAGTCAGTTTCAAGGAGGTGTTAGGGGTTAAATTTCAGTGAATGAAAGTTATGGCCACTAATGtcattatgcaaataatgttATGCTAACTGGTGGTACTACCTTGCATTTCCTGTTAGCTCTGCTAACACATTTGGCTCAGTCAGACATGCTAAAGCTGCTAACAGTGAGGCTGTAAATTTATGCAAAACAAAATGGCTGTTTCCTGTTATTCACTGTTAGACATGTTAGCATCATTTTGTGGAGTGACCTTTTTTGGAGATAATCAATTTTTTTAACACCTAATTCCTTTCAACACAGTTACCCATAacttatacataaaataatagctaaattccAGTGCATTGTACAGAGTTAGCAAGTAAAAGGGTTAAAAGACAGCATGTAAGTAGCTGATAAAATCAGACTGTAAACTATAGACCTATAAATGATCTAAAATGTGTCAGTTAAAGTGAGAACTCAAAAATAATCCCCCAGTTTTCCTTTTTTACTCTAAATTTTGTTCATTCACAAATGTTGTGTTTAAAAATCTGATTCTGTAgtttttaaatagagctattaGACAAATGTAGCTAACCTTATCACTTAACATTAAAGTGACAAAGCTAATCAAGCCAGCATGTAATGAAGCTACACCCCAACGCAAGTGTAgctaacatgtaaaaaaaaaagtccaatatGCTCCAATAATGTAACAGGTGGAGTATAAGCTTCCAATACTTATTCGCTGCACAAGCTTCATTTGTTAGTAAAACTAACTAAAGAATCGAAGTTCAGATACCTGATAAACTATACTTGGAGGACATGTGTGCATgggtgtgtctgtatgtgtgtgtttgtgtggcaggCGGGGTCTGaaaaattgctttaaaaatatCTGAACGCACACAGGTTCAGTAAAAGGGTGTGAGTGTGCGTTTGCAGTCATTGCAGTGTGTATGAAACCAATAGACTCATAGTTCTGAGAAAGTTcacagtattcagtattcagtacccACAAGCACACACACTACTGTAAACAGCTCACACTGAGAATGGAAGAACGTCcagaataaagagaaaaacaaagactCTAACAGATCTACTGGAGGGGACTGACAGGAAGAGATGATTGGCTGTTGGAGAGGGGTGGAGGCGGAGCCTGCTGTCGTTCCTGGTCTTTTCGGTACACTCAGACTCTACAGACCCTGCCGGATACTCTGGATAATTTGAAAGATAgctgtgaaaagagagagagagatgttgttgttgttgtatttgCGTTAGTTCAGTCGCAATTCTCCGCATGCGCATTTGCGTATTATTCAAACGATTCCCTGCCACATGGAATATTCAAATAAGTTGGGCAATATTTACCTAGGTTGAACAGAAGAGACTACACAACAACACCTGATAATAACAGCAGATAATAACACCTAGCAGCAACACTGTAACAATTCTCACTGCTGACTGTTGGCTCAGCACATCTGAGGCTTTAAAGGAGCTGCTCAGTAAATAATTAGACAGATTAATTCGATCAGCTAAGACATGTCTGGTCGCTGAAGTAAGGCTGCAACCAATTATTAtattggtagtcaactaatctggtcattgtgtgtttttttttcaattagtcaacaACTATTTCTGCCATCCCCTCTATTACTGCACTTCTGTTCCAATGCACATTTTGGGTTAACTGCATCTGTCTGACACCCtgttgtccagtctctgttttaaCATAATTTCATGGTAAATTTATGGCatttaaaaaatggcaaaagGGTCATCAATAGGTTCTTAAAAGGTTGTCCCACTGTAtttctgttccaaggggaagggttataACTAGATCAACTGAaaacgttaaagcgttaatgcaGACAATTCATTTGAAATcagtaaaaaatctgaaaaaaaaaattacgatctggtcttgatctgacccagctatcaaaaatACTTCTTTTAAATTGAgcaaaactgctgataaggcacagtttaatctgattaatagccagacaatatactgctatgaacaaatgctgtctctgctgctccatgctgtttacacatgcagctatgtgcagcattcactgtgCACATCTACACTGCATATGCCATTgaaaatactgtgtttaaaagcgcagctgCAAATTTTCAGATatacactggaacacagaatcttctacctatatttactttcttgctcctgcaccagatagctctgaccaatcaggggAGACAgcgtgctcacgtggtttattggtgagcattttggtgcgtttaggtttatgtctgtataaaaccaaaccaaacagagggagaaaaggaCCTCCCTTTGTTGTCATGGAGAATAAATCAGGTTCCTAATTTATCACTTTGTGGTTGATTGGCAACAGTAATCTACtctaaaatgcattaattacTTACGTAGAATTGAATTTATGTtgcaaataatattaatactttaaattgtttattaaacatttgagtactttatcatattttatattGTCAATGTTTTATAAAAGCACTAAGACACTTAAAACTGCATGTTACAGCAGCTATCCCGGATAGCACATAGCTCAGATTCAAGTACTGACACCCTGCTATCCAGTCTCTGTCTTTACATAATTTAATGCCCTACTTCATAGCAGTTTAAACATCATCAGTTAAATAATTACCaattaaacttaaatataaaactaaagctTATTAGCTTAACCTCCTAGGGCCTGGCGTACGCGTGTGGACATCACATATTGGATtttctagaccacaacactacaTTTTGCTGTACAGAAATTTAAattaacagtaaatacagtaaatgtgatctttttttactttgttaggTCTTATGTGTTGAAGCGCCATTTCAAACACACACTTgttgtttctgctttttttttgtactcTTGCTCTTAAAAGgttaaatcaaatgtatttgactGAACTGAGCGAATAAGCAGTCCAACTCTCTCCCCCATTGTGTTTCAGTTTACAGCAGAAATGTGGAGCAGACAAATATACATAATCAAAAATGTTGATTGTATCATCAAATCAATGCAATGCAGTAATGTAAAGTGTGCTTCTTTAGGTTACAATAGTAGATGCTAGGGCTTACGCTGCAACCAATATCATTTCAACTAACCCTACACCTGGAGTCAGTGATCAGTCAGGTGTTCATTTCACTAAAGTGTTAATTTACGGTTAATTAAAGTAAAACTCTCCTCTGTCCAATGATATTGCTAATGACTGCACTCACCTGAGCCgcacaccacaaacacaaacagcgCCAGTAGCCACGGACCTACCGGAGACTTTTCCTCGTTCACTACACGCTgcaagacacacacagacataaataTAACTCAAACACTAGTCCTGTATtacagtattttgtttatttattgctaATTACTTAAGGTTTGGTTTACAgtgctgtcaaaaaaaaaatagttgtacaGGACCATTGATCAGAAACCATAGTGCATTTTTTAGTTTATCACAAGTTTTAATTTTGGCCAGCGCACAAACAGGTCTAAATCAGAGAGGTTAGAATGATGCAATTTtgtactactattatta
The Astyanax mexicanus isolate ESR-SI-001 chromosome 13, AstMex3_surface, whole genome shotgun sequence DNA segment above includes these coding regions:
- the zgc:85858 gene encoding stress-associated endoplasmic reticulum protein 1; translation: MSAVQRMKVANEKHSKSITQRGHVQKTARVVNEEKSPVGPWLLALFVFVVCGSAIFQIIQSIRQGL